From one Azospirillum ramasamyi genomic stretch:
- a CDS encoding isoprenyl transferase has translation MRDADDNRSNTAPGHVAIIMDGNGRWAKARGLPRTAGHKKGVDAVRRTVEAARELGIGTLTIFSFSSENWRRPEEEISDLMGLLRFYLRSEVAELHRAGIRLRVIGDRNRLSEDINRLIDNAEALTRDNRVMTLVVALSYGSRLEIVHAARRLAEEVAAGRLSPDAIDEDALSARLYTADIPDPDLIIRTSGEKRISNFLLWQAAYAELVFVDTLWPDFTKRDLEAAIEEFHRRERRFGATTAGSR, from the coding sequence ATGCGCGACGCGGACGACAACCGGTCCAACACGGCCCCCGGGCACGTCGCCATCATCATGGATGGCAACGGGCGTTGGGCCAAGGCGCGCGGCCTGCCGCGCACCGCCGGTCACAAGAAGGGCGTGGACGCCGTCCGCCGCACCGTGGAAGCGGCGCGCGAACTGGGCATCGGCACTCTGACGATCTTCAGCTTCTCCTCGGAGAACTGGCGCCGGCCGGAAGAGGAGATCAGCGACCTGATGGGTCTGCTGCGCTTCTATCTGCGCAGCGAAGTCGCCGAACTTCACCGGGCGGGCATCCGCCTGCGGGTGATCGGCGACCGCAACCGGCTGTCGGAAGACATCAACCGACTGATCGACAACGCCGAGGCGCTGACCCGCGACAACCGTGTGATGACCCTGGTCGTCGCTCTCAGCTACGGCTCCCGGTTGGAGATCGTCCATGCCGCGCGCCGGCTGGCGGAGGAGGTGGCGGCGGGGCGCCTGTCGCCCGACGCCATCGACGAGGACGCTCTGTCGGCCCGGCTCTACACCGCCGACATCCCCGACCCCGACCTGATCATCCGCACCAGTGGTGAGAAGCGGATCAGCAATTTCCTGCTGTGGCAGGCGGCCTACGCCGAGCTGGTCTTCGTGGACACCCTCTGGCCCGATTTTACCAAGCGCGATCTGGAGGCGGCGATTGAAGAGTTCCACAGAAGGGAACGCCGCTTCGGCGCCACCACCGCCGGCTCCCGCTGA
- the pyrH gene encoding UMP kinase: MVETTGITAPVEGVRYKRVLLKVSGEALMGQRDYGLDPEMVNRIANEVKAVIALGVQVCLVIGGGNIFRGVKGAASGMERASADYIGMLATVMNALSMQSALERMGVITRVQSAIPMSTVCEPYIRRRAVRHMEKGRVVIFAAGTGNPFFTTDTAAALRASEMGCDGLLKGTQVDGVYTADPKKDPNAQHYERLTYMDVLTKELQVMDASAIALSRENHIPILVFSIHTPGAFAEVMQGRGKHTIITEERE; the protein is encoded by the coding sequence ATGGTCGAAACCACCGGGATCACCGCGCCGGTCGAGGGCGTCCGCTACAAGCGGGTCCTCCTCAAGGTGTCGGGTGAGGCGCTGATGGGTCAGCGCGACTATGGTCTGGACCCGGAGATGGTGAACCGCATCGCCAACGAGGTGAAGGCGGTCATCGCGCTCGGCGTCCAGGTCTGCCTGGTGATCGGCGGGGGGAACATCTTCCGCGGTGTGAAGGGTGCGGCGAGCGGCATGGAGCGTGCCTCGGCCGACTACATCGGCATGCTCGCCACCGTGATGAACGCGCTCTCGATGCAGAGCGCGCTCGAACGGATGGGCGTCATCACCCGCGTGCAGTCGGCCATTCCCATGTCGACGGTCTGCGAGCCCTATATCCGGCGCCGCGCCGTCCGCCACATGGAAAAGGGCCGGGTGGTGATCTTCGCCGCCGGGACCGGCAACCCCTTCTTCACGACCGACACCGCCGCGGCGCTGCGCGCTTCGGAAATGGGCTGCGACGGTCTGTTGAAGGGCACGCAGGTCGACGGGGTCTACACCGCCGATCCGAAGAAGGATCCGAACGCCCAGCACTATGAACGCCTCACCTACATGGATGTCCTGACCAAGGAACTGCAGGTGATGGACGCTTCGGCGATCGCGCTGTCGCGCGAGAACCATATACCCATACTGGTTTTCTCGATCCACACGCCCGGCGCCTTCGCCGAAGTGATGCAGGGCCGTGGCAAGCACACCATCATAACGGAAGAAAGGGAGTAG
- a CDS encoding 1-deoxy-D-xylulose-5-phosphate reductoisomerase, with amino-acid sequence MVVKAEAVPDAPRSVTILGSTGSVGTQTVDLVARDPERFPVEALTANRNVALLAKQARDLRARLAVVADPAAYAELKDLLSGTGIEVAAGAEAVAAAAERPADWVMAAIVGAAGLEPTLAAVRRGAIVAFANKEVLVCAGALMMEEVKAHGATLLPVDSEHSAIYQVFDFGRTDSVARLILTASGGPFRTRDRAFMAAATREQAVAHPTWDMGAKISVDSATMMNKGLELIEAHFLFGIPEERIDVLVHPQSVIHSLVEYVDGSVLAQLGTPDMRTPIAYALGWPARIATPAERLDLVKAATLTFEAPDPVRFPALRLARAALQSGGGAPTILSAANEVAVQAFLDRRIGFLDIERIVEETLTALPHRPLRDLAAVREADADARRDAAGRVQAIGATAVGSR; translated from the coding sequence ATGGTGGTGAAGGCGGAGGCGGTGCCGGATGCGCCGCGCAGCGTGACGATCCTCGGGTCCACCGGTTCGGTCGGCACGCAGACCGTGGACCTCGTCGCCCGCGATCCGGAGCGCTTCCCGGTCGAGGCGCTGACCGCCAACCGCAACGTCGCTCTGCTGGCAAAGCAGGCTCGCGACCTGAGGGCCCGCCTTGCCGTCGTCGCCGATCCCGCCGCCTATGCTGAATTGAAGGACCTTTTGTCCGGCACCGGCATCGAGGTTGCCGCCGGTGCCGAGGCCGTGGCCGCCGCCGCCGAACGCCCGGCCGACTGGGTGATGGCCGCCATCGTCGGCGCCGCCGGGCTGGAGCCGACGCTTGCCGCCGTGCGCCGGGGCGCCATCGTCGCCTTCGCCAACAAGGAGGTTCTGGTCTGCGCCGGCGCCCTGATGATGGAGGAGGTGAAGGCCCACGGCGCAACGCTGCTGCCGGTCGACAGCGAACATTCCGCCATCTATCAGGTCTTCGATTTCGGGCGGACCGACAGCGTCGCCCGCCTGATCCTCACCGCCTCGGGTGGTCCGTTCCGCACCAGGGACCGCGCCTTCATGGCCGCGGCGACGCGGGAGCAGGCGGTCGCCCATCCGACCTGGGACATGGGCGCCAAGATCTCGGTCGACAGCGCCACGATGATGAACAAGGGGCTGGAGCTGATCGAAGCCCATTTCCTGTTCGGCATCCCCGAGGAGCGGATCGATGTCCTGGTCCATCCGCAGTCGGTGATCCACTCCCTGGTCGAGTATGTCGACGGCTCCGTGCTGGCGCAGCTCGGCACGCCGGACATGCGTACACCCATCGCCTATGCGCTGGGCTGGCCCGCGCGCATCGCCACCCCGGCGGAACGGCTGGATCTTGTCAAGGCTGCGACCCTGACCTTCGAGGCGCCCGATCCCGTACGCTTCCCGGCACTCCGGCTGGCCCGGGCCGCCTTGCAAAGCGGGGGGGGCGCTCCTACTATACTCAGTGCCGCCAATGAGGTGGCTGTTCAGGCGTTTCTCGACCGCCGGATCGGCTTCCTCGACATCGAACGGATCGTCGAGGAGACGTTGACGGCGTTGCCCCACCGCCCGCTGCGCGATCTCGCCGCCGTGCGGGAGGCCGATGCGGATGCCAGGCGGGATGCCGCCGGCCGCGTTCAGGCCATCGGTGCGACAGCGGTTGGCAGCCGATGA
- the frr gene encoding ribosome recycling factor — translation MAAPDLSDLKRRMEGALDSFRKELGGLRTGRASSSLLEPVMVEAYGSRMHLREVATVSVPEPRLITVQVWDRGMTKAVEKAIRDSGLGLNPQTEGQVIRVPLPDLTQERRAELAKVAHKYAEQCRIAIRNIRRDGMDGLKKAEKASEITQDEHKVQSDKVQLLTDQHIKMVDDTLAQKEKEIMQV, via the coding sequence GTGGCTGCGCCCGACCTATCGGATCTGAAGCGCCGCATGGAAGGCGCGCTCGACTCATTTCGCAAGGAACTGGGCGGTCTGCGCACCGGCCGCGCCTCGTCCAGCCTGCTGGAACCGGTGATGGTGGAGGCCTATGGCAGCCGCATGCACCTGCGAGAGGTGGCGACCGTCTCCGTGCCGGAGCCGCGCCTGATCACCGTGCAGGTGTGGGACCGCGGCATGACCAAGGCGGTCGAAAAGGCCATCCGCGACAGCGGCCTGGGCCTGAACCCGCAGACCGAGGGCCAGGTCATCCGCGTGCCGCTGCCCGACCTGACGCAGGAGCGCCGCGCCGAACTGGCGAAGGTCGCCCACAAATACGCCGAGCAGTGCCGCATCGCCATCCGCAACATCCGCCGTGACGGCATGGACGGCCTGAAGAAGGCGGAGAAGGCCAGCGAGATCACCCAGGACGAGCACAAGGTCCAGTCGGACAAGGTGCAGCTTCTGACCGACCAGCACATCAAGATGGTCGATGATACGCTTGCGCAAAAAGAAAAGGAAATCATGCAGGTCTGA
- the tsf gene encoding translation elongation factor Ts has translation MAEITASLVKELREKTGAGMMDCKKALNETQGDLEGAVDWLRKKGLAAAAKKSGRVAAEGLVAVATAGTKGAVVEVNAETDFVARNDKFQAFAAKAAELALTTAGDVETLKAATYPGTSHTAQDELTSLIATVGENMNLRRAVTLSVPAGVVVSYVHSAIAPGLGKIGVLVALESTGDTAKLADLGKQIAMHIAAARPDALDIADVDSSSLERERNVLAEQARASGKPENIIEKMVEGRVRKYYEEVCLLEQTYVIDGETKVRKVVENAAKGIGAPVKVTAFTRFALGEGIEKAQSDFAAEVAAAAGGQG, from the coding sequence ATGGCCGAGATTACCGCCTCGCTCGTCAAGGAACTGCGCGAGAAGACCGGCGCGGGCATGATGGACTGCAAGAAGGCGCTGAACGAGACGCAGGGCGACCTCGAGGGCGCCGTTGACTGGCTGCGCAAGAAGGGCCTCGCCGCCGCCGCCAAGAAGTCGGGCCGCGTCGCCGCCGAAGGTCTGGTCGCCGTCGCCACCGCCGGCACCAAGGGTGCCGTCGTCGAGGTGAACGCCGAGACCGACTTCGTCGCCCGCAACGACAAGTTCCAGGCTTTCGCCGCCAAGGCCGCCGAGCTGGCCCTGACGACCGCCGGTGATGTCGAGACCCTGAAGGCCGCGACCTATCCGGGCACCTCGCACACCGCCCAGGATGAGCTGACCAGCCTGATCGCCACCGTCGGCGAGAACATGAACCTGCGCCGCGCCGTCACGCTGTCGGTCCCGGCCGGCGTCGTCGTCAGCTACGTCCACTCGGCCATCGCGCCGGGCCTGGGCAAGATCGGCGTTCTGGTCGCCCTGGAGTCGACCGGCGACACCGCCAAGCTGGCCGACCTCGGCAAGCAGATCGCCATGCACATCGCCGCCGCCCGCCCGGACGCGCTGGACATCGCCGATGTCGACAGCTCGTCGCTGGAGCGCGAGCGCAACGTGCTGGCCGAGCAGGCCCGCGCTTCGGGCAAGCCGGAGAACATCATCGAGAAGATGGTCGAAGGCCGCGTCCGCAAGTACTACGAGGAAGTCTGTCTGCTCGAGCAGACCTACGTGATCGACGGCGAGACCAAGGTCCGCAAGGTGGTGGAGAACGCCGCCAAGGGCATCGGCGCTCCGGTCAAGGTCACGGCCTTCACCCGCTTCGCGCTTGGCGAAGGCATCGAGAAGGCCCAGTCGGACTTCGCCGCCGAAGTCGCCGCCGCCGCCGGCGGTCAGGGCTGA
- the rpsB gene encoding 30S ribosomal protein S2, whose translation MTMPTFTMRQLLEAGVHFGHHTRRWNPKMNQYIFGVRNGVHIIDLEQTVPMLHRALQAVRDVVAGGGRVLFVGTKRQAQERIAEAAAKCGQYYVNHRWLGGMLTNWKTISQSIKRLREMEERLSGDTSGLTKREVLELTRERDKLERALGGIKEMGGLPDVIFIIDTNKESIAVKEANKLGIPVIAVLDSNSDPDGVAFPIPGNDDALRAIELYCDLTVGAVLDGLQAEMSAAGIDVGAAEDAPAEQLPEEETAETAQA comes from the coding sequence ATGACCATGCCCACTTTCACCATGCGCCAGCTGCTGGAAGCCGGTGTCCACTTCGGCCACCACACCCGCCGCTGGAACCCGAAGATGAACCAGTACATCTTCGGCGTCCGCAATGGCGTGCACATCATCGATCTCGAGCAGACCGTCCCGATGCTGCACCGCGCCCTGCAGGCCGTGCGTGACGTCGTCGCCGGCGGCGGCCGCGTCCTGTTCGTCGGCACCAAGCGCCAGGCGCAGGAGCGCATCGCCGAGGCTGCCGCCAAGTGCGGTCAGTACTACGTCAACCACCGCTGGCTCGGCGGCATGCTGACCAACTGGAAGACGATCTCCCAGTCGATCAAGCGCCTGCGCGAGATGGAAGAGCGCCTCTCCGGCGACACCTCGGGCCTGACCAAGCGCGAAGTGCTGGAACTGACCCGCGAGCGCGACAAGCTGGAGCGTGCGCTGGGCGGCATCAAGGAGATGGGCGGCCTGCCGGACGTCATCTTCATCATCGACACCAACAAGGAGTCGATCGCGGTCAAGGAAGCCAACAAGCTGGGCATCCCGGTCATCGCGGTCCTCGACAGCAACTCCGATCCGGACGGCGTGGCCTTCCCGATCCCCGGCAACGACGACGCGCTGCGCGCCATCGAGCTGTACTGCGACCTGACGGTCGGCGCCGTGCTTGACGGCCTGCAGGCCGAGATGAGCGCCGCCGGCATCGACGTCGGCGCCGCCGAGGACGCCCCGGCCGAGCAGCTGCCGGAGGAAGAGACCGCCGAAACCGCCCAGGCCTGA
- the rseP gene encoding RIP metalloprotease RseP — protein sequence MDVIGGFWTSVLAFLLVLTVLVFVHELGHYLIARRNGVRIETFSIGFGPELFGFTDRTGTRWKFSALPLGGYVKMFGDADPASTPGSNLSGMTEEERSVSFHHKRVGQRAAIVAAGPIANFLFSIVVLAVLFMTAGQSFTPPDVGGIQPGSAAERAGILPGDIILSVDGTGIQRFEEIRQIVSIRPGQPLAIELNRDGRVMTVTATPDSQSVTDRLGNSHQIGLLGISRGSVGMMRHDPLTAVWQAGREVAGMISGTFTALGQMVQGSRGTEELGGPLRIAQMSGEVAQSGLYPLIWFMTFLSVNLGLINLFPVPMLDGGHLVFYAFEKLRGRPLGARAQEYGFRIGLALVLTLMVFATWNDLVQLRVVDFFRGLVS from the coding sequence ATGGACGTAATCGGCGGTTTCTGGACCTCGGTGCTGGCTTTTCTGCTGGTCCTCACCGTGCTCGTCTTCGTGCACGAGCTTGGTCACTATCTGATCGCGCGGCGCAACGGCGTGCGGATCGAGACCTTCTCAATCGGCTTCGGGCCGGAGTTGTTCGGCTTCACCGACCGCACCGGCACGCGCTGGAAGTTCAGCGCGCTGCCGCTCGGCGGCTATGTCAAGATGTTCGGCGACGCCGACCCGGCGAGCACGCCCGGCTCCAATCTGTCGGGCATGACGGAAGAGGAGCGGTCCGTCTCCTTCCACCACAAGCGGGTGGGGCAGCGCGCGGCGATCGTCGCCGCCGGGCCGATCGCCAACTTCCTGTTCTCCATCGTCGTGCTGGCCGTGCTGTTCATGACGGCGGGGCAGTCCTTCACGCCGCCCGACGTCGGCGGCATCCAGCCCGGCAGCGCGGCCGAGCGCGCCGGCATCCTGCCCGGCGACATCATCCTCTCGGTCGACGGCACAGGCATTCAGCGCTTCGAGGAAATCCGGCAGATCGTATCCATCCGTCCGGGGCAGCCACTGGCGATCGAGTTGAATCGCGACGGCCGGGTGATGACGGTCACCGCGACGCCGGATTCGCAGTCCGTCACGGACCGACTCGGCAACAGCCATCAGATCGGCTTGCTCGGCATCAGCCGCGGCAGCGTCGGGATGATGCGCCACGACCCGCTGACGGCGGTCTGGCAGGCGGGACGAGAAGTCGCAGGCATGATCAGCGGCACCTTCACCGCGCTGGGCCAGATGGTCCAGGGATCGCGCGGGACCGAAGAGCTGGGGGGGCCGCTGCGCATCGCCCAGATGTCGGGCGAGGTGGCGCAATCCGGCCTGTATCCGCTGATCTGGTTCATGACCTTCCTGTCGGTGAACCTCGGGCTGATCAACCTGTTCCCGGTGCCGATGCTGGACGGCGGCCATCTGGTGTTCTACGCCTTCGAAAAGCTTCGGGGCCGGCCGCTTGGAGCGCGAGCGCAAGAATACGGTTTCCGAATTGGATTGGCCTTGGTATTAACGCTCATGGTCTTCGCCACGTGGAACGACCTGGTTCAACTGCGCGTGGTCGATTTCTTCCGGGGACTGGTTTCCTGA
- a CDS encoding phosphatidate cytidylyltransferase: MKPSKAGDLKVRALSALVMAPVVLGAVWMGGWVFHALIAFGSVVAVSEWTNIVPSARHLPARVMAAVGIAVALMAQLAAGPAAGLGVAAAFAVMTAIVGGGSDRGLLGFGVFYVAAGMAGLIWLRDLPDIGLSLFLFVLFAIWATDIGAYAAGRSIGGPKLAPRISPKKTWAGLIGGMLSSALFGWLVAIAFGAARPDIAILVGAAVAVVGQAGDLFESAVKRRYNVKDSGQLIPGHGGILDRIDGLLAAAPVLALFHAAIGTVLSWW; the protein is encoded by the coding sequence GTGAAGCCGTCCAAGGCGGGGGATCTCAAGGTCCGCGCCCTGTCCGCGCTCGTCATGGCGCCGGTCGTGCTGGGCGCTGTCTGGATGGGTGGCTGGGTGTTCCATGCGCTCATCGCCTTCGGCTCGGTGGTTGCCGTTTCCGAATGGACCAACATCGTCCCCAGCGCCCGCCACCTGCCGGCCCGCGTGATGGCGGCGGTCGGCATCGCCGTCGCGCTGATGGCCCAGCTCGCCGCCGGACCGGCCGCGGGATTGGGCGTCGCGGCGGCCTTCGCCGTCATGACGGCCATCGTCGGCGGCGGCAGCGACCGCGGCCTGCTCGGGTTCGGCGTCTTCTACGTCGCCGCCGGCATGGCCGGACTGATCTGGCTGCGCGACCTCCCGGACATCGGGCTCTCGCTGTTCCTCTTCGTCCTGTTCGCCATCTGGGCGACCGACATCGGCGCCTATGCCGCCGGCCGCAGCATCGGCGGGCCGAAACTGGCGCCCCGCATCAGCCCGAAGAAGACCTGGGCCGGCCTTATCGGCGGCATGCTGTCTTCCGCCCTGTTCGGCTGGCTCGTGGCCATTGCCTTCGGCGCCGCGCGTCCGGACATCGCCATTCTGGTGGGTGCCGCGGTCGCGGTGGTGGGGCAGGCCGGCGACCTGTTCGAATCGGCGGTCAAGCGGCGTTACAATGTGAAGGACAGCGGCCAGCTCATTCCCGGGCATGGCGGCATCCTCGACCGCATCGACGGGCTTCTGGCCGCTGCCCCGGTGCTGGCCTTGTTCCACGCGGCCATCGGAACGGTCCTCTCATGGTGGTGA